In Jaculus jaculus isolate mJacJac1 chromosome 4, mJacJac1.mat.Y.cur, whole genome shotgun sequence, a single genomic region encodes these proteins:
- the LOC123460149 gene encoding 1-acylglycerol-3-phosphate O-acyltransferase ABHD5, with translation MLKCVPCTYKKEHVRISNGNRIWTLKFSHTVCHKTPLVLLHGFGGGLGLWVLNFGDLCTNRPVYAFDLLGFGRSSRPRFDSDAEEVENQFVESIEEWRCALGLDKMILLGHNLGGFLAAAYSLKYPLRVSHLILVEPWGFPERPDLADQDRPIPVWIRALGAALTPFNPLAGLRIAGPFGLSLVQRLRPDFKRKYSSMFEDDTVTEYIYHCNVQTPSGETAFKNMTIPYGWAKRPMLQRIGKLHPDIPVSVIFGARSCIDGNSGTSIQSLRPQSYVKTIAILGAGHYVYADQPEEFNQKVKEICNTVD, from the coding sequence atgttaaaatgtgtTCCCTGCACTTACAAAAAGGAGCATGTTCGTATATCTAATGGGAATAGAATATGGACACTGAAATTCTCCCACACTGTTTGCCATAAAACTCCCCTTGTTCTCCTCCATGGTTTTGGAGGAGGGCTTGGACTCTGGGTACTGAATTTTGGAGATCTTTGCACCAATAGGCCTGTTTATGCTTTTGACCTATTGGGCTTTGGACGAAGTAGTAGACCCAGGTTTGACAGCGATGCAGAAGAAGTAGAGAATCAGTTTGTGGAATCCATCGAAGAATGGAGATGCGCCTTAGGATTGGACAAAATGATCTTGCTCGGGCACAACCTGGGTGGGTTCTTGGCTGCTGCTTACTCACTGAAGTACCCATTGAGGGTCAGTCACCTCATTTTAGTGGAGCCTTGGGGTTTTCCTGAGCGACCAGACCTTGCTGATCAAGACAGACCAATTCCAGTTTGGATCAGAGCCTTGGGAGCAGCATTAACTCCCTTTAACCCCTTAGCGGGCCTCAGGATTGCAGGACCCTTTGGTTTAAGTCTAGTGCAGCGTTTAAGGCCTGATTTCAAACGGAAGTATTCTTCAATGTTTGAAGATGATACTGTGACAGAGTACATCTACCACTGTAATGTACAAACCCCCAGTGGTGAGACAGCTTTCAAGAATATGACAATTCCTTATGGATGGGCAAAAAGGCCAATGCTGCAGCGAATTGGTAAACTGCACCCTGACATTCCAGTTTCAGTGATCTTTGGCGCCCGGTCCTGCATAGATGGCAATTCTGGCACCAGCATCCAGTCGTTACGCCCACAGTCATATGTGAAGACTATAGCTATCCTTGGTGCAGGGCATTATGTATATGCAGATCAACCCGAAGAATTCAACCAGAAGGTCAAGGAGATCTGCAACACAGTGGACTGA